atttttcacaatttttaaagtttatgTGAAATACCAATTTTAGGaaaaagttcatgatttttactactactattttccCTTTTCATAATGTGTAGTACTCAATTTGAACCATTTATTGTTTTAAAACTACAAATTTGAAgtaaaaattcataattttattgaattCGCAAAACAAACTTAACAACACGGTTTCTTAAGTTTCTTACATCGTCACATGAATACTGTCAAGATTTTCCGTTGTCACTTGTGGCCACCGCCACCATCTCCTCTGCCTTCCATTTGCCACCTTTTGTATGTCCAAGACCAAATGGTCCTACTCGTTGACACACCAAACACTACATAGTTGTAGGATTCAACAGTAAAGAAGGAAAATAaacgaaatttaaaattttcaatttgattttcaagtttgtaaagaaaataattgaAACCGGCTATATTTTTACGCCATTCACACGACTAGCTCGTGTGTTGCAAACGACATGTAATCGACCAAGGCCAACGTGTAGGTTGCACGCGCATAGAGAATAAAGCGGCATGCTCAGCTCGGGGGCAGCAATAGCGTGCACAAGGGCGTACCGTGGCTATTGCTCTAATGTACAGATATTTTACAATatacgtactccctccgtccatgaataaatgtctcatatttgactgactcggattttaagaaattatttgactttgtaaagaaaattgaaaagaaaaagttagtgaaatgtgagtcctacttttatatattagttatataataaaatgtgagtggaatgagagGTCCACCTACCCAATattgtaaaagtgaaatgtgtcTTTATCGCGGAcagataaaaaagtaaaaatgagacatttaatggcggacggagggagggagtatgtttCACGAGTATTCACTTTTGAGTCTCTTTCTTTCGAGTATTTGTTTCAATTTGCACAAATTCTTCCCTTTCATCCTCATTTACACTCAAAATCAAATCAAGTCAATTATCTTGGAACCATCACCAGTCCCCTGCTTCATCTCATAAATTTCCCAGTTGAAAGCTCCTCAATGTACTTTAATAGTGTTTCTCCCCTTAATTGGAAAATCAGCAAATAGACTTTCTCCCTTGTGTTATTAGAAAATCAGCGATAGGTTGTAAATTTTTAAATGTAAATTTGTGGTCAAAAGAGTTCGCAGAGCATCATTTATGCCTGAATTGGGTTGTAAGTACTTACAAATTCAGGCATTATAATATCAAAATAAGGACATCAGGATATGTTTAAAAAATTGACACTTGTCCAATTTCTCAATAAACATTAGATCCAATTTTGTCAATATCCTAAATCTAATTAGTAAATTAAGTATTGGATCCAATATTATAGTATGATACAATCTATACAAGTTGAAGTAGTTGCGGATTCTGTTTACATAAAAAGACACAAGTTTGTTTCATAATTTATATGCAATGAATGAATGATGATGGGAAGTGATGTGAATCACCAAAGAGTGAAAGCCAACGGCATATGGATGCACGTAGCTGAGAAAGGATCAGGTCCGTTGGTGCTGCTGCTCCATGGCTTTCCAGAGACGTGGTTCTCTTGGCACCGTCAGATTGACTTCCTCGCCGCCCATGGCTACCACGCCGTTGCTCCCGATTTGCGAGGTTTTGGCGATACCGACTCCCCCCTCTCCCCTTCTTCTTACACTTGGTTCCACATCGTCGGCGATCTAGTTGCCTTGCTTGATCACTTCTCTGTCCACCAGGTTATACATCTTTCTCTCTTGCTTGAGTTTctttttttctatgttttttagTCAAATTTTGGTTCGTCCTGCAACTTTATATATGGTTCTAATGAAGGAATAAACTCAAATTTCGTCATTCATATATGGAACACGTGAAAACTATTGATGTGTTGTATATATGTCTGTAATTTCCGATAGTGATAATTATTGATGTGACGCATAAGTGTGTTAAATATTTTGGCGGCTTTTCAATTGCATtctgttaaggacctaaatccctaacgatccgataaaacggacaataacgagataaagataatccgACGCCCGTGAGGGTCAgcggagataaagatctgggcggctgtgcgcgggttccaacccgtcgggcaacggctacagatcagatatacgttccggctgtgcgcggagaccttccgtcgggcagcaggtagcgtaaGGAATTAGGGATTCAAAGAATCACAAGTGGACTTtgccaaaataatattgtatttcattgaatgattaaaaaagataacagtctatcatatttataatgctactgacttaatgaacaagaaaacaaagatatagaaagagatatgctaaatccctataatatctaaactaaataataatataataactaaactaaataataataatataggttcgtatcaactcccccacggttaaaatgtcctccttaacgtcgatttccacacaaaatcaagaaacgagatgtcgtcgttgtcgagcgcccaacgttgggtcgtgacttggacggcaaaaaggggcggttgagcgcgagatcagcctcgtcggcaaccttaggagatgtttcttgtttgctactcaattgagccaaaagaatgataatttcatatattgattgactgaataaaacgataacaacctagccctatttataatactagaatactagcttagggaacaagaaacaaatataagaaaagatatgcaaatcctaatatatctaaactaattaattactaatcctaatactcgtatcaactccccacggttaaaatccaccttgtcctcaaggtgggaaccacgaaccaaggacaagagttgaaagcaaaagcttggcgaggcgtctcctcctggatcaaacgtgTATCGAACCGCTGAATGTCTCCTTTAtcacctccataaaaaatcaataaatgtaGACTAATGTGGTCGTCCAAATTCAACGCTACAATGGAAAGTTCTGCCACACATTCATGAATGCTCAAACACGGCGTGTTATTTCGCAGAGGAATTAACCTTGCATCGGCGTCGAGCGATGGTAATCGAGGCTTCATGCTTGTAACATCACTGACACTGacatccacatagacacaagcacTTTCGTGGAAAACAGTGTaatcaccaatagaaccatcctcctctttatcttctagcaatgtctcctccttttcaccaatcttctcatcatataccccaacgagcacttgcagTGACTTGTTGTAGTTcatgacaatccctttgttcttgacgaactctccaggggactcgttgtttggaacatcaagaggagcgccatcattgtgaacatcggtaatgtcattgggaacatcatcaccgaatccTATTGTGGGAGTATTAttagttttctcttcggctaaattctcatcttgaatgttctcctcaaactcctccccatcatccgcataacagagaatgcgttgtttacacacatgtcccatcacccatttctcgggacagtgccagcagagacccaacctggaccgttctgacttctccgcctgggagacccgtattagcggcaggcgtggctgctccggagtttgactggtcacacgtgcgggctgactgtacaggtcccgcgttggcttttcggtggagtagcggggctggtgggaggcgggctggacttgcactctcacctcctcccgagggagaggtcggtcccagcacgtctccgagcgtcggggccggtcaacggtcgggtagccgcggtcctgctgttgcgccggtgggtcccagcacgttgggcggtgccgctgcgttgtggttgtcgggtagcgatcaaaccctaatttggtctgatgctctccgcgatcagataggtggccacccctctcgacgtagccgctgcggtgtcggggccaagcgtcttgcgcgcgatcgcggtacccgatgggctggtatctcggccgtgggcgacgatcatgtggatccaagtggtgtgagacgtagggtgattctggatcaggccacgacggcgggCGGAGTACTTCCACCGGATGCTtggagggtcccaactggttacacggcgaggttgggtcggatggtagggacggaatggctgtgtggcctgagggaagtcgtattgacgacgacgatagccggcgtagtcgtatgacatgttgacggactgaggcgtggctgtggtggatgatgatcgtctgacttcggcgcggcacgcgggaatccttccTGTCGGGCGTTGCAGACGTAGTGTTGtcctgcggctagagctcggcggacaggcgggactcgacaaccaaagcagttgctgtgcgcggaatatttttcgtcgggcagcggtgtagcttcggttcgagatagtgggagggtcagctctcaatgaaagcaccagttgttaaggacctaaatccctaacgatccgataaaacggacaataacgagataaagataatccggcgcccgtgagggtcagcggagataaagatctgggcggctgtgcgcgggttctaacccgtcgggcaacggctacagatcagatatacgttccggctgtgcgcggagaccttccgtcgggcagcaggtagcgtaaGGAATTAGGGATTCAAAGAATCACAAGTGGACTTtgccaaaataatattgtatttcattgaatgattaaaaaagataacagtctatcatatttataatgctactgacttaatgaacaagaaaataaagatatagaaagagatatgctaaatccctataatatctaaactaaataataataataataactaaactaaataataataatataggttcGTATCACATTCACTGCacaatttcatgtttttaaGCTAATTTCTAAATTACGGaactagaatttgaccaaaattcATTGTTTTTCTCGCATTTTGCTGTTCCTTTTTGGGCTATTATTAATGGAATTGGGTGTGAAAAAGGCATATGTGGTGGGGACGGATTGGGGAGCTGCTGCTGCCTGGCATATGAGCTTGCTACGCCCCGACCGAGTCAAAGGAATCGTAGCTCTTTCCGTTCCCTTTACTCCGCGGTTCGCTAGCGCTAAACCCCTCGAATCAATGAAGCAAAAGTACGGGGATGACTTTTACGTTTGCCAGTTTCAGGTAATTAATCACGAAGTTTGGTCAACTTATGGTCAAAATAAGTTTGAAAACATAACATCAAATCACGAAGtctcaattttttaattatctcATTCGTGTACAAAACAACGATGGTGAACTTAGGAAGCAGGGAGAGCGGAGAGGGCGTTAGCAAGGTACGACTGCGCGACAGTGATGAAGAAGTTGCTGCTCATAAACAAGGCCGAGATGGTTGTGGCGCCACCCGGAACCGAGATCATCGACTACCTAGAAACGCCTTCGGTGCTGCCAGCGTGGATCACGGAGGAAGAGATTAACGTGCTAGCCGAAAAATTCGAGGAGTCGGGCTTCACGGGCGGTTTCAATTACTACCGAGCCCTAAACTTGTGAGTCACTACATAATTATTGTAACATACATATATGATATATCTACtatatagtatatttttggttaattaatgTGATGACAGAAACTGGGAGCTGATGGCGGCGTGGCAAGGGGCGAAGATTGGAGTTCCGGCGAAGTTGATTGTGGGAACGAAGGATATGGGATACAGAAGCGGTGGTACAAAGGAATACATTGAGAGCTCTGTCTTCAAAAGCTTGATTCCAGATCATGAGATTGTGGTTCTTGATGCTCATCATTTTATCCATTTGGAGAGGGCTGACCAAGTCTCCCAAGAAATCTTGTCCTTCATTCTCAAACTCTCTTGacttgaaaataatactatctcAACTTTGAAAAACTGAGCTGgtgaaaaatgagacatttattaacggactgagggagtattcCGAAAACGTATTGCTCCTAAAAAGATGCAACATGTTTTTCTATATATCGTCCAAAATTTCGATAAAAGAACGTGAATTACGTTTGGTTTTGTGTTTCTTGTTGCATATTCGGGTGTCGACTTGGTAAATGCAATGTGTTAATAACCGGACTAATTAGAAAATCGACGGAATTATCTGTTCATGATATAGTCACTCTGACTGATTTTTAGCTACTGATTAGACTGaaataatgtactccctccgtcccgtcccaaggaagatgaccctttccttgggcggcacgtgAATTTATGCGGCAACGAAATACATCAAGGCTTATGAAAGAATGGAAAAGGAGATACAACTGAATCAGAGGCACATTGCTCTGATACAGAAGGAAATGGAAGCTAACAAGGCTGATGCTGACAAGTACACAAAGATGGCTGTTGATGTCGAGGTTCGAGTTAAAGCTCTAGCAAGTCAGAGCTTGGTTCATGGTCTTCTTTAGTAGTATTATCGTCCCCGCCCCAAATCAATCTTTGTATGCACTACTGCGTAGTGAATACGAAGATTAAAACCATACATCTATGCTTCTCTCATAGAGAAAGTAGTCTATATATTATTCGAGTAAGAGGTCCACAGATGTTATACAGAACAATCAAGCTTCCCTCAACAGCACATCAAACACAAACAAAAGATGAACACAACAAAAAACATATCTTCTTATTTGTTAATAACCGGATAGCCAAACTCGGATATTTTAAGTATTGACAGCTCTGCAGTTCCTCCGAATCTCCCCCCTCGAGCCTGTGAGTGGAGATATACTCCCCATCTTCACGATAGACTTAGCGTACTGCTGAAAGAAAGCCTCGTTGCTGGCAGCAAACTTCCTCACCAGCCCCAACGACATTTTATTACGCGTCGCCAGGACTTCATCCGAATTCAACATGGCCTCGGAGCTGAGTATGTTCTTGAAGTAGTTGTTGTCGAATTTTGCTGGGGTGATGAAGTCCATCACGAACAGATTCTGATCTCCACCTGACCGGGGGCATCCTGTGCGTAGCCTGGCTGCGTAGTTTTGGTCCATGGTGAAATTGGGCTGCCCGTTGCCTGCTTGGTTGTACAGCCTCTGCCTGAAGCTCGTGCACCTCGAGTTCCCTATGGTGTGGCTACCTGAAAACGACGAAAACCATAACTATTATCGTGCATCACACGGGATACACACCTTATTTACTTATGTTAGTACCGGACAGTGCCACGAGATCAACTATGTCTAGGCCGACTCGTGTATACGTGGAGAGGATGGTCTGGAATGTGTTGTTAGGAGCAGGAATGTTGTTGTTGGCGCCGCTGAAACTCGCACTTCTTGAATCCCTTCTCCCCAACTGAACATCCCAGCTAGGCCCACCAGCCTGTTCACAGAAACAAATATCGATGTAAAAAGAGAACTGAAATCACTATAGTAGTCTAATAACCTTATTTTCACCTTAACGGACCAAACAGTATATTTAGGCCGAAACAGAAAAAAAAGGCATAATGTTTTTTGTTATTACAAGAACAGTGGATTCTCTGGCAGCAAGAGCTATGATGTCAGCGCAAGAAACCGTCTGAGGGCAAGCCTTCTCGAGGGCAGACTTGACCTGATCGAGGACATCAAACCCCCGAGCAGAGTTGTTGTTCGGGACAGCGCCCTTTTCACTGACTATGCCATTGCCAGAGTCCAAAAGCAGAGATGCATCACATCCCTGCATCTCATTTCACATTGGTCAATACTGGCGAAAGAAATAGAACGGTTGTAAAGAGAGAACTGAAACTACTATATACAGAACCTGGACGAAGCAGTCGTGGAAATGAAGCCTAAGTAGTGAGGCAGCCATACGAGGCTCTCGTGCAACGGCTCCGGAGACAACGGAGTGTACAATTTTATGGGCTTGTGGGCATGACCGGGCGTAGAACTGTGGCGAGAGAGAGCCTCCGTTGCTACTCTGGGAGAAGCAAAGAGTTGCGAAGGCGAGCACGACGATGGAGATGATCAAGTTGATGGATTTGGAAGCCATTGTTTGTTTGTTGCTACTGTGAAGTTGAGAGATTTGGTGTTGAAAGAGTTTGTGTGATCCAAGTATTTATAGAGATTTGAGAGGGAAGTTGGTGGGATTAATTTTgagtgttttttaattttttttctttgatgtTGTTTGTGGtaagaattgttttattttatttttatggttaatttattcttaatttttgGACACGAGGATTACTTTTTTTGAGTGATTGCAAATTCTCTATAAGTTGTATCACTATTCAtagcaatttttttttcattctactTCTCtagcattttcttttttgtaaaGATGACAGTTCTTTAGAGTAAAGTGTTCACACTGTATTTATGTGAAACATTACAATCTTGTTTAAGAATTGAAGATGGAAAAAAAAGTCATGCAATGAAAGTTTATGAATTTAAACAAATTGAATTTGGAGATCGTAACTCTCAACAGAAGTTAAATacattagataaaaaaaattcacactagataaaaaacaaaataaaaatcaagaaaacaactTTCATAAAGAGGAAACCGTGTACAAAAATAGTGTCTCCTTCATACATATTCCCTACCAACTAACAAGTCGGATCCTCAATCGAAGTATGGAGTAACCTGTGTATTTACATAATTACATCGATTGCTACATATCAAGAAAATCCAAAAGTCGATTGAATATCATAAtggaaaatttaattattcctttTAAACAGGCGAAAACTTACATTTTTTCGTGAACTTTCATACACATTTTAGCACTTTCATCGTCCACAAATAATAgtcttgtttttccattttgacaTGTCCATTAAAATTAGTCCATTTTCATTTTGGTAAAAGTATCTCTGTAAATTGTATTCCATTTTCCTTAGAAAACGGTCATTTTTGTCCCATCATTTGGAACATTTCTCTAAATTTATCCCATCGTTCAAGTAATGACCATGTAGTACCCATCATTTCATCTACAGGAATAATCGTCCTGCAATAAATTTCTGGCTATCAAAATATCGACGTGGCATGTGTAATTATGGGTATACAACGTGTAATTTGGGTAATAGAAGTGTAATTTTGGTGGTCATGTCGATATTCCAATTATTAGAATTTTTTTGCATGACATTTTATTCCGAAAAAAATGAAGCAATAGGTATTAAATGTAATAATTACTTAAACGGTGAGATAATTTTTTATAACCGCCTCAAGCGATGGACAACGTCAACTCTTTGTCTCAatttctttctatctctattGTATTTTGctaattatacattaaaccCGTATCATCCAATATCAAGCATATTGGTATCGTAAGAAGAGTATTTTTCAATATTCTAACTTCGATCCGAAATTTTCGGCCCGAAATTCCCAAAATGCAATACTCGATACCCGACTCGAATTTGATTTTGGGTATCCAGTCCCGAttgtaattttgattttttttttgaaaattaactacaatgttttacaatttatttaataattatttagttCGAATGAATTCAATACAAAGTTGAAGTAGTATTCAAGAGAAAATAACTACAAACTTTTAGACATAAAAATTTCTTGTAATAGTTCGAATTTAAGAGTAAAATAACTACAAACTTTGAgaaatacaaaattcataagttatagtaacatattaacatctttcatccatccacaacaagaaaataaattacattaaaaaaataaattacatattaaCATCTTTCATTCATGCACatgtaattaagaaattaaattacatttttcatctttcatccatccacaataagaaattaaattaaattacatcTTTCATCCATCCACAATAAGAAATTATCATATTAACATCTTTTATCCATCCACatgtaattaagaaattaaatgtaatttaattataataaaaacataatttattaattttaaaaaaataaatcggATAATTCGGATATACCCGATTTGATACCCGATCATCCAAAATTCTCACTACCCGATCCCGATCCGATACCCGAAAAATCGGGTTTTGGATATCCAACTACCCGACTTTTTCGGGTTtggatatcgggtatccaatacccagtATCCATTTTGACAGGCGTAGACGAGATGATTCAACCGTTACAGAGGGAGGAAACC
Above is a window of Salvia splendens isolate huo1 unplaced genomic scaffold, SspV2 ctg535, whole genome shotgun sequence DNA encoding:
- the LOC121790514 gene encoding epoxide hydrolase A-like, with the translated sequence MMMGSDVNHQRVKANGIWMHVAEKGSGPLVLLLHGFPETWFSWHRQIDFLAAHGYHAVAPDLRGFGDTDSPLSPSSYTWFHIVGDLVALLDHFSVHQAYVVGTDWGAAAAWHMSLLRPDRVKGIVALSVPFTPRFASAKPLESMKQKYGDDFYVCQFQEAGRAERALARYDCATVMKKLLLINKAEMVVAPPGTEIIDYLETPSVLPAWITEEEINVLAEKFEESGFTGGFNYYRALNLNWELMAAWQGAKIGVPAKLIVGTKDMGYRSGGTKEYIESSVFKSLIPDHEIVVLDAHHFIHLERADQVSQEILSFILKLS
- the LOC121790513 gene encoding peroxidase 72-like, with the protein product MASKSINLIISIVVLAFATLCFSQSSNGGSLSPQFYARSCPQAHKIVHSVVSGAVAREPRMAASLLRLHFHDCFVQGCDASLLLDSGNGIVSEKGAVPNNNSARGFDVLDQVKSALEKACPQTVSCADIIALAARESTVLAGGPSWDVQLGRRDSRSASFSGANNNIPAPNNTFQTILSTYTRVGLDIVDLVALSGSHTIGNSRCTSFRQRLYNQAGNGQPNFTMDQNYAARLRTGCPRSGGDQNLFVMDFITPAKFDNNYFKNILSSEAMLNSDEVLATRNKMSLGLVRKFAASNEAFFQQYAKSIVKMGSISPLTGSRGEIRRNCRAVNT